Proteins from one Chelonia mydas isolate rCheMyd1 chromosome 14, rCheMyd1.pri.v2, whole genome shotgun sequence genomic window:
- the LOC114019173 gene encoding maestro heat-like repeat family member 5: MCLGVSPVLPRDPSSHPVAGVGSGSLTLTHALQTLHKVIPEVLDAMLGNLLAESPDTDRLHFILEHVNFWVVSRVSQERARAIRSSTALLRYTVTLPEFDISAEFPRMGHHVAQLALFVSDPDKDISRQAREGTYRLYQLLLRQRGLTIHDAEDLWCYDWHQDRRLLGYKNTARVGEHEDVTAKIMGQLHIIRHLHQMPEALQGLWLV; this comes from the exons atgtgtttgggagtctccccagtgcttcccagagacccctcttcccatcctgtggcaggtgtaggctcaggttccctaactctgacccatgctTTGCAGACTCTGCACAAAGTCATCCCAgaggtcctggatgccatgctggggaatctgctggcagagtccccagacacagacaggctccacttcatcttggag catgtcAACTTCTGGGTCGTGTCCAGGGTGTCCCAGGAGCGAGCCAGGGCCatcaggagcagcacagccctgctgagatacacagtcaccctccctgagtttgac atctCAGCCGAGTTCCCCAGGATGGGGCACCatgtggcccagctggctctatttgTCAGCGATCCAGACAAGGACatcagccggcaggccagggaggggacttaccggctctaccagctgctgctccgacagaggg gcctGACCATACATGACGCCGAAGATCTCTGGTGCtatgactggcaccaggacagaaGGCTCTTGGGATACAAGAATACGGCCAGAGTGGGGGAG CACGAGGATGTCACAGCCAAGATCATGGGCCAGCTTCACATCATCAGGCACTTGCACCAGATGCCCGAGGCACTGCAAGGGCTGTGGCTCGTCTGA